Proteins found in one Triticum urartu cultivar G1812 chromosome 4, Tu2.1, whole genome shotgun sequence genomic segment:
- the LOC125553286 gene encoding uncharacterized protein LOC125553286 codes for MKEDKLKRPLSDMESWKLARERSHRKEGESQYYGKTEEHLGSYIHHYQELHPDVPVAEVAQSQIDDTAVVAIQGKKNGRYPCFDGLITPSISYTQLRATNPSQLESTGRSQTPLARQHAAYKEFVEHRNLEVREYLKRVKANDDYSRQMMTTNRTDPPQMGPPPPPAGEPPHVPMFDEWVALGSDGPTKNTADDYTMPTAEAVGIGPYADGYTMPTV; via the exons ATGAAG GAGGACAAGTTGAAGAGGCCGCTCTCAGACATGGAGTCGTGGAAGCTGGCCCGCGAGCGGAGTCATCGCAAGGAGGGCGAGAGCCAGTACTACGGCAAGACCGAGGAGCACCTGGGGTCTTACATTCATCACTATCAGGAGTTGCATCCGGATGTTCCTGTTGCTGAGGTCGCCCAGTCTCAGATCGACGACACGGCGGTGGTGGCCATCCAGGGGAAGAAGAATGGCCGGTATCCGTGTTTCGATGGCTTGATCACTCCTTCGATCTCGTACACACAGCTTCGGGCTACCAACCCGAGCCAGTTAGAGAGTACGGGGCGTTCACAGACTCCCTTAGCCCGCCAGCATGCT GCATATAAGGAGTTTGTCGAGCATAGGAATCTCGAGGTGCGGGAGTACTTGAAACGAGTGAAGGCAAACGATGATTACAGCCGTCAGATGATGACG ACTAACCGCACGGATCCACCACAAATGGGACCCCCACCACCACCTGCAGGAGAACCTCCACACGTGCCCATGTTTGATGAATGGGTGGCACTAGGCAGTGATGGTCCG ACGAAAAACACTGCCGACGACTATACTATGCCGACGGCtgaggccgtcggcataggcccctatgccgacggctatacTATGCCGACGGTCTGA